The following coding sequences lie in one Notolabrus celidotus isolate fNotCel1 chromosome 20, fNotCel1.pri, whole genome shotgun sequence genomic window:
- the LOC117832521 gene encoding lipid droplet assembly factor 1-like: protein MSEEMQRASGSDFQQLWGSCSSQLNQLYEDPRVTKLMNTRLGLYLSSHPVLAVTVLLFSSLAALPVGLFLTFAAVTIVMSAIGFVFFEVFLLFVGGLTLLSVLVGIAVFSVVASFITNVLYFIVSTILNRYYPHLMKGDAQEEASEPETSGRKKM, encoded by the exons ATGTCTGAAGAGATGCAGCGTGCCAGTGGCAGTGACTTTCAGCAGCTGTGGGGGAGTTGTTCCTCCCAGCTGAACCAGCTTTATGAAGACCCCAGG GTAACAAAGCTGATGAACACAAGACTCGGGCTGTACCTCAGCAGTCACCCTGTCTTAGCTGTGACAGTGCTGCTCTTCAGCAGCCTGGCCGCACTGCCTGTTGGACTTTTCCTCACTTTTGCTGCTGTGACTATTGTTATGTCGGCTATaggctttgttttctttgaag tgTTCCTGTTGTTTGTAGGAGGGTTGACTCTGCTGAGTGTGCTTGTCGGCATCGCTGTGTTCTCTGTGGTGGCCTCAttcatcactaatgtgctttaTTTCATCGTCTCCACAATCCTCAACCGCTATTACCCACATCTCATGAAG GGTGACGCGCAGGAGGAGGCGAGTGAACCTGAAACCTCAGGACGGAAGAAAATGTAG